aacgcacctcACATGTGTACTATATGCTTGCCAACGCTTGTAATACACTCGGCGACCCGAGTAGTGCTACAGGTTAAAGATTAGAGGGCACAGACACTCGAGTCACCCCAGGCGCTAGCAAACCACGCTGTACCACTTGTGCTTGAGTTTGATCTGCACTAAGCTGAAAATAAAATTAGCTGACGTTCACATGTGTTGGGGATATTGGTAGTACAGTACCTCTGCTGCGTAGTTGAGACAAAGCTATCCAACATCTGCGTGCTGGCTTCCTCAAGGTTCCAGTCACACATCTCCAGCAGCTTTAGACACTCAGACCTGCTCCTCAGACCCAAACAGAACAACTGCTCCACCTgtgagcattaaaaaaaatgttgataaaagCTCAATGAGAAATTTGGGCGCTTTTTATTGCGAGATCTTTGTTTGTGGCTTCACAAGCATATTTTTATATCGTGGAGTTAAAATACACGTTCATTGTTTAGATGGAAACTGAGACCTCCGGATGGCCTTTTTCCTTTTATCTCCAAAACTTTGCTCAGATTATTAAGAAGCAGTCGATTGCTCCCCCGGGTCCTCCgctatccacacacacacacacacacacacacacacacacacacacacacacacacacacacacacccacaccatgTAAGTAAACTGCAGAGCCGCCGCAGACACAACCAGGGAGGAGGGAGCGGCAGAAATATTTACAGCATGCTCATCACTGCAACAATGGGCTGATTTTCCCAGAAGGATCAACAAAGCTCCTTGTCCTGCCCTGAGAGGAATCCACTTCGGAAAAAAATGGCACCCATCAGCTTTCAATGGCTATTCGTTCGCAGTTACAGTAATCTgtacataaaaatgttattaccGCGAATGGTAGAGGAGCTGACCCGGAATGCACCGAACTGGATATCAGTAGCGAAGCGTCACACTTTACCACCGAGGACTTCAGGTCCCTCACCCGAGCTATAATTGTCTATTTCAtagggcttttattttgatggattACAATGTTTCTCAAGTTACTTgcagctgttaaaaaaaaaagttttctcctTCGTTTTTGGTGATAAGAGCTTTGGCTGCTGGGTGCACACATCACACTTCACTTATGTCTGGAATGTGAATGGTTTTTTTTGTCGGCTCCTCGGAAATGATAAACAGTCAATCATGTGCGCAGATGGAAGGATACATTAAACAGAGTGAATGATGACAAGACTTGAAGATGCAGACATTGACATGAAGCATGAATAATTCATCGTCATGGACATGACATGGCACACCCCTCACGCTATGACACAGTAGCGATTATGTCGTGTTGCCTGGTGAGTGTTTTTAGACTGGAAAATGATTGAACTTGCTTCAAAAgggctttttttggaattttctcAGCCAATTCATCTTAAGCTTGTTGCTTCGATTAAGCAAGCAATCAGTTGAGTTGCggtccaggggccatttgcgggccACAgctaatttaacaacaaaaaaagtcagcaaaaatggaaaaatcagcagtgattttcaagcctaaagtcaaaatattaagaggaaaaggtaccaattttatgagaataacaagaATTgaggaggaaaaatatcattttaatagcataaagtttaaactATTAAGACAgaggttatttttttaagtggtaatattatgaaaaacaagcacaattgctatttttaaacaattaggttgcagaaaaagttacgttacgagaataaagtcaaaatattatgagcaaaaaagttTAACAgttagaaaatttaaaaaagcagacATTTTCCAAGTACCCaggtgtaattttacgagaataaagtccaaaaattccaaaaatatgcatgttgggTAAATTGTCCATCGCTAtgaatgagtgtgaatgattgtctatatgtgcactgcgactggctggcaaccagtccagggtgtaccccgcctctcgccccaagtcacctgggataggctccggcataccctcGCGatccgagtgaggataagcggcgtagaaaatgaatgaatgaatgaaagtcttaaaattgtgggaataaagtcacaatattagaagaacatttacagaaACTCCCCAACGGGACTGCAGGAAGTCATTATGTAACAGAAGAGCCAGCAAATCTGTCAGTGGTGAGTAATGGTGAGTTTCATTGCGCACCTGGAGCCTCGCTACGTTGTGTCTACTGTCGATAAAAGAACccaaagaagtaaatgggtcagtttttcctcattcctactgttgctgactattgttctatATCACTTgctttttctaacattccacactacagaACAAGTGGGAATGATATCGGATTGATGTCGATATCGGCCAATATTCAAGGCTACAATATCGGAATCAtgttggaagtgaaaaagttgtatcgacACCCCCGTGCATGACAAAGTTCATGAAGATTTTCTTTTCATGACATACTAATACAAATGTTTTTACCTTCAGGTACTGCACGGCTTTCTGAATATTCCAGTTGTGGTTCTGCAGTGCAGCTTGGCACTCTTCTATCGTCACACCGTGAACTGCCTCCTGCACCTGGGTCACACGACAAGCCCCCTTTAGGATGGAGGTCAAATTCATCCATTACATAGTTACAATCAACCAATCATATCACTGTACGTCGCCTTCTTCCCACTAGCTGCAGGATTACACCGTCTCAATAGCTGACGTTCTCATTACAGGTGGCATTTAAATAGATCGTACtgcactgttcaggttgtctttagGAAGTTCCACCTcccatccgagcaggcttcatcagttcatgctcatagGTGGGACAATGTATGTACACATGGTGAGGAAACCATCGACGTTAAGGTTGAGAAGCCATCTgtgaacagagggggaggtctgcgacaccacctttctcccacatacaatgctgtcctttcgtCCCTTCCTATAAGATTCAAACATTTGGCTTTAACAGATAAACAAGGtacagccaccttggtttcaggcgGGACCATGACCATCAAAacatctgaatggaatgctaacGAAGGCGATACCACTCAAATGagagaggccccactccattcgATGAAACGcccgtcatttgacaccacaacaGAGcgaaaccattcctgtctggacctgcctcctccgatagaggataaatagatcgACTCTTGCACCacgctctcagactagagccgtcctatctagtctgactagtgtttgtcctacctagtctttgcgaagtgatgaagcctgcttggatgagaagctttacaatgacctggatgtaTGAGAATACTCCCAGGTGATTTCATTATGCAGCATTTTATTAAGCAAAGCAACAGAAAACTCCAGCCCAGCCACTAGTATTCTACTCACACTTATCCACATATTACGATCCACTGAGTCGATCGCTGTTGTTATTCGGCCATCAAGGGTTCTGGGTAGCGGTGGAACATCAACGAGATCTTTTGCATAGCTCcacaagcaaaagaaaaaaaaaaaaaaaatcacacacagtGAGGTCTGGGGATCTCGAAGCGCACCGAGTAAGGTCTTTGGCCCCGTTTCGACCGGCGGAGCAACGCGACTACAGCGCCCCTGTGGCGGCCATTCAAAACCATGGTGATGCTTGAGAACTGAAGTGATGACTAATGAAATCGGTTAATCCTTTTTGATGAACCTGTATAATCTCTGATCGCCGTATCGGTGTACTTGTACATTTGACCCGTTTTGTCACGCATTTATTGCTGATTACCGGCTTATGGTGAAtgggatgtgttttctgcagaaaaatggCCTActttcagagggaaaaaaatgttttaaatggcaAGCAATATAAAACTTATTACCATTTTGACTCTGTCAGCAGAGTTTCCAAATCCGTCTGTCCTGGGACAGGTTGCAGTGCCTGCTGGTGGTGGCAACCCCTCTGCACTGATACCAGAGAGACTAACTGAGGTCTTCATCCCTGTCCGTAGTCCAAGACTGCTGCTATTGTTACAGGAGTAATTAGCCTTCAGCTCGCCCAGTGGGACAATCCCCTGTCCATGCCCCTGCCAAGTCTGGCTGCTGAGCACCATGGGTCGAACGGTAGCAGTGTTAGGTTGGCGTGTGTGCCTGTCATCCACAGTGTTGCCACTCAAGCTCTCAGCCTCCCTGAAGAAGCGATCATATCGGTCGAGGTAGGGCGGCCTCTCTGGCAGAAGGTAATAGTGAGTGTTACTCACTTTACGTCCATCACGGACTATGGGTAGAATGCAGGGGCCCTTGTTTGCAAACTCCTTCCCCTGTGCTTGAATCACGTTAGGTGCAGCATATTTGGGATCAGAGGCAAAGCTGTGTGTGGTTGGCATGAACTTACTTGGAGAGGTTGAGAGGTAGGAGCTGTAGGTGTGTGTGGAAGGGCAAGTGGTGAGAGGAACTTGCATGGTTGTGGGGCTGACAGAGTAGACTCTTTGCTGTGGGGAGCCCACTACCAGGCCCATGGGGCTGGGAGTCCTGGAGCTGGGCTGTGACAATGGTTCCCTGGGAGGGATCTGCGGTGGCCGATCCTGTTCTGAGCTTGAAATGTCTTCTGTGACGTCAGCTGGGGTCGGGGACAGGGAGAGGTCCCTTGACCAACGAGCAGATGAGTAGTCGCCCCTTTTAATTGGGCGAGGGGGAATAGGGACACGAGGGGGGATCTGGGGTTTATCCTCAGTAGAGGAGAGGTGTCTACGGTAGTGGGGTGCCTGCAGACACGAGGCTGATGTCGGCACATTGAGCCTCTTCATGCACTCTTGCTGCAGCTCATGGAATATTTCTGCAGACTGGCAGAATGAGGTAGTGAGGCCCTGGCTGTGCTTGCTGGGGAGAAAGAGGTTGTCCTCCAGGCCTTCTCTGTCTGGAACTGTGGAGACACTGGCTTCTGGGATGTGGACATCAGTCGTCTCTTCATCATGATGCTGTTCCATGCTGTTGATGGAACTCACCTTTGTGGAAAAAGAAGATTTACATTTGCATGGGCACTGAAACTTGTTCATTAGGGATGCAAGTAATGAATCTTTTTTTAATAGAGTAATTTGTTAggccaggggttggcaaccttttGCATCAGAAGAGCCATTTGGGCCCGTTTCCAACAACTTAAAACCCACTTAGAGCCACAAAACGTATTTGACCACTAAATTGAACGTATCAACGCTACATATATACATTCCTTAAACGTATTGTTGCCACCTGACAATTGTTTAagccaggggtcgccaacccatcgatctttgggactttgccggtcgattgcgagaacattttgaaaaaaatgtattgtcatATCAGTGCCCCcacctcccggagagcgaccacCGGGCACACTTtatgtccactgaacacgctcgtgcccaaagtgcggctcagggaCCATCTGCGGCCTGTGGTTCAATTGTCAAATCGTGtacaggttcacggccgagactggggatcttggtctcaaaaaggttggtgaccactggtttAAGCCTTTTCGTAAGCCTTATCCACcgttttcagatcaacattCACCAAGAAGTGGTGGAACACATCTATTTGTTTCAGTTCCAGTGCCACTCTCCGTGTCGCTTTAGTCGCCTTTGTTCATTAccaacaaaggaagctaacaagcaaaATAGTTGGCCAGCATCATGGCTTCTCACAAAGTTGACTCACCGGAAAAGTCTGCCCCTCGCATGTCAGCGGAGGATTGCACGACACGCGCTCAAGTCCGACGCACAACTTTGAAAGGCCCATGATGGCATCAGAAAAGACAGCAGTGACTACACAGAAGCATGAACCAGTTGGAGCCACAGCAGAAGGATAAACAAGCTAAATGTGGCTCTGGAGCCACAGGTTGCAGATCCCCAAGTTAggctctagaccaggggtcggcaacctttaccatcaccCCCCCCTCGCCAGATGAGCAGCATCGTtggcagagaagacaaaggaatctGCACAGTTAAAAACTCTTGAGATGTTTCTTTCGACAGAAGGAAAGATGTCTGTCGCGTCTAAATGAACGCAGGCAGTCAAACATTGGCTCTCCCTCCCTCGCGCTCATCTAATCACTCGTCACAACCcagccaggatgcattcacGGTCTTACAAAAAGTGATACTTTAACTCTTCAAATAtgcgcatttaaaaaaaaatcaaacattgcAAAGGAAGCCACagcaaggaggctgaagagccccaggttgccgacccctgccctagacggaccagGACGCCCAAGTCAGTATCTTGAACACAAATACGTCTGCTTTCAGGCATGATGAAGGAAATTAAACAATATTCCCATTTGAGAGGCTCCAAtctgaggatatttacatttttgaattaaaaaaaggtttaatcCCATACAAAAATAGTTCAATAATTGGATACTTGATTGTTgcaaatttattaattaataatgactACATTTTTATTCATCCCCCGAGGAAAATTCAAATTACAATCGTTCTTAAgcgtcacacatacagtacattacagatAGGGTCCTACACACACCTCGCACACACGCAGACATAGATCCATGGCACAGCATGCATCGAGGGAGGGATCAAGCAAGACAATGTCGAGTCCCTGAGCTGTCTGGGGTTCACTTTCTTGCTCAAGGGCAACTCAGCAGTGCTCAAGAAGCAAACCCTAGTCCCAATTTCTACATGACTAGCTCTGACATGTCGCAATTAGATGAACACCTAGATCTAAATAACTACATGTACTTCAGGGACACTTATATGAAATGTGGTACCATGTCCTACCGCACCTCCATATCGTCTTCATCTTGGGCTACATCGTCATAGGCCGGGGGCGGGGGTAAGGGCCGAGCATCCCAGTCCACGACTGGCGTGGGGTGGAGAGGGCGGGGCAGTGACTTGGACGGACTCTGAGGTGGCGTCCTGTCCAAGAGATTCTCCGCTTCCAAAGCTAGCTTTGCCAGGCAGGGGATTGGGATTTCAACCACAGGTGACGGGGAAGGTGTGGGTGGGGCAAACTCCTCCTCAAAGTCAATGAGGGACACTTCACTGCAGGGTTGGGGGTTCTTGTCGCTCCCCTGTTTGGAAGAGGAGACCCATGCCGTTGGTTTAAGTTTGAGGCCTTTGACAGAGCTTGTTTTCTGAAGTGACAGCTTCTTCAGTCCTGCCGATGTCAAGTCCTCATCCTCATTGACTGGATCATAACAAGGCTCTGGGGAGAAACACATAACATATTCCATTACTTATGTGACACTGGAGGATGACTTCACACTACAGAGTGCATAAATCAGGACAGAGTGTTGGGGAAACAGAAAAGCACTGATGTTAGGGAATGAAAAATACAAGTAAAGGCAGAATCACtgcaaaaaacaagcaaacaagagaaaaaaacatgaggTGTACCTTTGAAGAGTGGAGCTAGAAGGGAACAGAGAGGGCAGGAGCAAAGGGTGAGGAGCTGCTGAGAGAAAGCAGACTTACTCTTGATTAACACTGCTGGTTGAGGAGGGCGCGGAGGAGTCTCCTCTGGAAAGAAAATAGAGCCACCGCAGTGCAAAGAGTGagcaggggggaaaaaacagccaggaagcaaaaaaaaaaagaaaagatgctCTTCTAGCAAGTAAATAAAAAGCGGTTCAGTGGGcattttaaagtgaaaaaaggaaattcaggatttaaaaaaaagatttccgTCTCGCCGGATGTGAATATAAATATAGCAAACTTATAATAGAGGATATGATATAGCCTTTACTGTCTTACAGGAAATAGGGTATCACACGGACCTGTCATTTACGCTCCAGTGTGTCCTGTACGATACTTGTAATAAACAGGAACAATAAATTTGGAGTTTCCACCTCATTAGTCCAAAATGAACACTTTTAGTGTCTGTGGCTCACTCCTGCTTATTTCAAAGCTTGATGCAAAGAAAGCCGTAAGCACAGAACTTTTTGACTGTGAGaacatccatccgttttctgtaCAGCTTGGCCTGAACTGGCgcccatcccagctgattttgggtgagaggcggggtacaccctcgactggtcgccagtcaatcaggGCACAgctagacaaacattcacacctgCTTAGAGTCTCCAAAATAACCTAacattttttggaatatggAAAGAGTCAGAGTACcaagagaaaacccacgcacgcgcaggagaacatgcaaattccacatgTCGTTCTGTGaggctgacatgctaaccaccaggccacagTGGGGCACCCACAATGGAACCaatttaaatgtatattatttcaATAAAAATTAAAACGCATACACCGTATTAGGAGATATTAAAGCATGGACATTTTAGACACGTCTCGAGTCGATACCACTATGAATCAACATCAAAGTTCCCTCTTGATTGGCTGATGCTCCTCTGCCACAaacttcatttttcattttcattattcAAATTTTAGATATCAGTCTGCGATACGATGCATATACATACAATAAAAGTCCTCATTGCATTTAGAGAGGCTAGTTTCatgcaaaacattaaaaaaaaaaaaagtcatttgcgCCGTGCGTGCCTTGAACTCCattacaaaaaagtgtttttctgcCCTTACTTGTAATTGtggctgttgttttattatgaattgaaaaaaatcatctcattgcttcagttttttatgtgttgccttgacttcggctggaTTGTCATTTGGgtaattgtttattttataattgtaatgCTTAACGGCAAACTGCATGTGTGCATTAAATGTGGAAATAATGAACGTTATGTAGTTTGGTTGAAATACTATGCACAGAATTATTCTGAGTTATATTTATTGCCATgtggaattacattttttattcttttatttttacaggATGCTGTTTTTGTTGGTTGGTTCTCTCGTCTAAGCATGCACAGAAGCAGATGAGGCAGTATACGTAGAGCTGCACCAGATACATTGCATTTAAAAGCTGTGCTTTTGAGTTAAAAGCAAATGGTGGTAATTTCAATAAAACACAAGGTAAAAAAAGGCATCAAAATATCCCTTttttttggataaaaaaaaaatcgagcTGTGACACTTGAATGAATTTGTCGtagtcagcatgcaatttgaccttgaatacgcttgtatatTGCACTGCTCTCCACTtcgttgcatttcgctggtctcagtttcgagttcagtctgtacagtacagacaaaTGGATACGACCAGTTTCTCAATAGCATTTCAAATTGAGGGGGCGCGAAAACATTTGACAGAAaacaattgagaaccactgcactaaagaaacaagaagaaaatatgCACTCGACCTCCTCTTTGCTGTTGTAACAGATTCCAATCTGCTGGGAAGACTTCATTCATCCACACTAAGGGCAGGTGTCTTTGGCAAAGGGCCTGTTGGATCACCATCCCTGTtctacttccatccatccattttcttatcctaattagggtcatgggggtacgctggagcctatcccagctgacttcgggcgggaggcggggtacaccctggactggtcggcagtcagTCACAGAATTCATCCCAAAGATTTCTGTATGCTAGAGGAACCATAGAACTGTCCAAAAGGTCGCGGTTTGAGGTCAAGTCAAACATCTGCTTTACTATTTGGTTACGGGGTATCTTGTTGATAaagtgtattatattatatgtattattatattacgtTTTCCTGACAAGTGTTCTCTCATTGTTGCTCTGTTTTCATTTGCTCACTTTTAGCTCGCCCTGGTAGCTGAGTGGGCCGGGCGGCGCTGAGGTCCAAACCAAGAACATCAGGAGGATCCATGGGATTCCCAAGATACAAACTGGAAGAGAGAGTGGGACATACTTGAATGGGTACCAAACCTAGGTTGATTGTTGCAATAGCCTGCGCTGCTGCTCTACTGCCATCTATTGGTCACAGCGCCAATGTGTAGTTGCTATTCCTGCATTTGTTCATCTTCAATTTATCCAATTAAATTCTCTGACTACTCAAGTGGCAATAAATGATAGGAAATTAGCAGTATTTACTCTTCAATCCTGTCTGGAAAGCCCCAGCAGCGATGAGGGTTAGCATCTCCATGGCCGGTGTGGATGAAGCTGTTCTTGAGCGGTCGGCTGATGTCATGCGCCGACAACCCCGCCACCGATGTCACCACATTCCTGGGGAACTGTCCCACCTTCAGGGTACGTTTGTTTTGACCACGCCACCAATAGTTCTCAGCTCTGAAAATATTCAGAGGAAACTGAAGTGAATGAAACTCAACTGACCGTACAATTTCATGCACTcgtgatcaaaattttaacaccagttgaaaaatggagcttatgagtagagcttcaaaatgcaaaaagaaatgggggtgagacaaaaatatttttagtcctgcaaacaagcattagagtgcaataggctgttcatcagacgATCAAAAGTTTGAGACCACAGCCTTTTAAAGCCAAAAATctctgcaaaaatgtggattcaacgTCATTTTGACCGAAACttctttttctgatgaaagaagagagtctaaagtttctttagtttcaatgtttatgtatcagtattctgtgggtcttgaaagttctgcaaaaatgcccaaacaaCTGGCAGTGTGGAGATCTCTGCTCGGAACACGGCTGGCAGTCAGCGGGTTAAGATCCGACAatgcaaaaatgtaactttCAACTGGCCTTCAAATGTTGTCAACCCATTTTTAAAAGCACAATTTTAAGGTTAGTCAAAATGCTGTGTTCTCTGGTCtatctggagaaaaaaaaatctaaaaaataataagaaatagaaAATACAGGTGCTACTTAGCTACAATTTGCTGTAAcgctcactggccacaacatgaGGTAGAATTGTGCACCACGTGCACTCAGCTCTCACCTGCCCTCAATGatggtgatgacatcatcagtctGGATCAGCAGCTTGTCCTGCTCGTCGAAGTCCTGTAGAGCGCACATGTCTGTT
This sequence is a window from Dunckerocampus dactyliophorus isolate RoL2022-P2 chromosome 2, RoL_Ddac_1.1, whole genome shotgun sequence. Protein-coding genes within it:
- the LOC129177924 gene encoding activated CDC42 kinase 1-like isoform X8, whose translation is MVWMTSIYVCAHFFAEEFRMRRFDKLKKAFPFLARFHVYRKLGNSMQCEEGTEWLLELLIEVQLQQYFLRIRDDLNVTRLSHFDYVKNEDLEKIGMGRPGQRRLWEAVKRRKAMCKRKSWMSKVFSGKRPDGADFPQQGQPASSFRKLSPTPPLGLMEGVLTTQPAGGAPLDGQQQALTCLIPEKDLVLLEKLGDGSFGVVKRGEWLTPAGNTINVAVKCLKTDVLTQPDALEDFICEVNAMHSLDHQNLIRLYGVVLTHPMKMVTELAPLGSLLDRLRCIRPQGPVLIHTLCQYAVQVACGMAYLEQRRFIHRDLAARNILLASAHRVKIGDFGLMRALPNNHEHYVMQEHRKVPFAWCAPESLKTRTFSHATDTWMFGVTLWEMFTHGQEPWLGLNGSQILHKIDKEGERLPKPEDCPQDIYNVMLQCWAQKPDDRPTFVALREFLLESMPTDMCALQDFDEQDKLLIQTDDVITIIEGRAENYWWRGQNKRTLKVGQFPRNVVTSVAGLSAHDISRPLKNSFIHTGHGDANPHRCWGFPDRIEDLYLGNPMDPPDVLGLDLSAARPTQLPGRAKKPCYDPVNEDEDLTSAGLKKLSLQKTSSVKGLKLKPTAWVSSSKQGSDKNPQPCSEVSLIDFEEEFAPPTPSPSPVVEIPIPCLAKLALEAENLLDRTPPQSPSKSLPRPLHPTPVVDWDARPLPPPPAYDDVAQDEDDMEVSSINSMEQHHDEETTDVHIPEASVSTVPDREGLEDNLFLPSKHSQGLTTSFCQSAEIFHELQQECMKRLNVPTSASCLQAPHYRRHLSSTEDKPQIPPRVPIPPRPIKRGDYSSARWSRDLSLSPTPADVTEDISSSEQDRPPQIPPREPLSQPSSRTPSPMGLVVGSPQQRVYSVSPTTMQVPLTTCPSTHTYSSYLSTSPSKFMPTTHSFASDPKYAAPNVIQAQGKEFANKGPCILPIVRDGRKVSNTHYYLLPERPPYLDRYDRFFREAESLSGNTVDDRHTRQPNTATVRPMVLSSQTWQGHGQGIVPLGELKANYSCNNSSSLGLRTGMKTSVSLSGISAEGLPPPAGTATCPRTDGFGNSADRVKMVQEAVHGVTIEECQAALQNHNWNIQKAVQYLKVEQLFCLGLRSRSECLKLLEMCDWNLEEASTQMLDSFVSTTQQRR
- the LOC129177924 gene encoding activated CDC42 kinase 1-like isoform X3, which gives rise to MVWMTSIYVCAHFFAEEFRMRRFDKLKKAFPFLARFHVYRKLGNSMQCEEGTEWLLELLIEVQLQQYFLRIRDDLNVTRLSHFDYVKNEDLEKIGMGRPGQRRLWEAVKRRKAMCKRKSWMSKVFSGKRPDGADFPQQGQPASSFRKLSPTPPLGLMEGVLTTQPAGGAPLDGQQQALTCLIPEKDLVLLEKLGDGSFGVVKRGEWLTPAGNTINVAVKCLKTDVLTQPDALEDFICEVNAMHSLDHQNLIRLYGVVLTHPMKMVTELAPLGSLLDRLRCIRPQGPVLIHTLCQYAVQVACGMAYLEQRRFIHRDLAARNILLASAHRVKIGDFGLMRALPNNHEHYVMQEHRKVPFAWCAPESLKTRTFSHATDTWMFGVTLWEMFTHGQEPWLGLNGSQILHKIDKEGERLPKPEDCPQDIYNVMLQCWAQKPDDRPTFVALREFLLESMPTDMCALQDFDEQDKLLIQTDDVITIIEGRAENYWWRGQNKRTLKVGQFPRNVVTSVAGLSAHDISRPLKNSFIHTGHGDANPHRCWGFPDRIEDLYLGNPMDPPDVLGLDLSAARPTQLPGRAKKPCYDPVNEDEDLTSAGLKKLSLQKTSSVKGLKLKPTAWVSSSKQGSDKNPQPCSEVSLIDFEEEFAPPTPSPSPVVEIPIPCLAKLALEAENLLDRTPPQSPSKSLPRPLHPTPVVDWDARPLPPPPAYDDVAQDEDDMEVSSINSMEQHHDEETTDVHIPEASVSTVPDREGLEDNLFLPSKHSQGLTTSFCQSAEIFHELQQECMKRLNVPTSASCLQAPHYRRHLSSTEDKPQIPPRVPIPPRPIKRGDYSSARWSRDLSLSPTPADVTEDISSSEQDRPPQIPPREPLSQPSSRTPSPMGLVVGSPQQRVYSVSPTTMQVPLTTCPSTHTYSSYLSTSPSKFMPTTHSFASDPKYAAPNVIQAQGKEFANKGPCILPIVRDGRKVSNTHYYLLPERPPYLDRYDRFFREAESLSGNTVDDRHTRQPNTATVRPMVLSSQTWQGHGQGIVPLGELKANYSCNNSSSLGLRTGMKTSVSLSGISAEGLPPPAGTATCPRTDGFGNSADRVKMGACRVTQVQEAVHGVTIEECQAALQNHNWNIQKAVQYLKTVTDISSSGVLIGSSSSRKHGQRCSWTILFGPSVTRLLLESTRLLNSKYHKNTTSTISHLFVFIMDKRHFQFGPVRDCCTYLKGSKADQQSHFSGSSVRVVVRHTLLLELQLPEGRSLMFKSV
- the LOC129177924 gene encoding activated CDC42 kinase 1-like isoform X2 yields the protein MVWMTSIYVCAHFFAEEFRMRRFDKLKKAFPFLARFHVYRKLGNSMQCEEGTEWLLELLIEVQLQQYFLRIRDDLNVTRLSHFDYVKNEDLEKIGMGRPGQRRLWEAVKRRKAMCKRKSWMSKVFSGKRPDGADFPQQGQPASSFRKLSPTPPLGLMEGVLTTQPAGGAPLDGQQQALTCLIPEKDLVLLEKLGDGSFGVVKRGEWLTPAGNTINVAVKCLKTDVLTQPDALEDFICEVNAMHSLDHQNLIRLYGVVLTHPMKMVTELAPLGSLLDRLRCIRPQGPVLIHTLCQYAVQVACGMAYLEQRRFIHRDLAARNILLASAHRVKIGDFGLMRALPNNHEHYVMQEHRKVPFAWCAPESLKTRTFSHATDTWMFGVTLWEMFTHGQEPWLGLNGSQILHKIDKEGERLPKPEDCPQDIYNVMLQCWAQKPDDRPTFVALREFLLESMPTDMCALQDFDEQDKLLIQTDDVITIIEGRAENYWWRGQNKRTLKVGQFPRNVVTSVAGLSAHDISRPLKNSFIHTGHGDANPHRCWGFPDRIEDLYLGNPMDPPDVLGLDLSAARPTQLPGRAKKETPPRPPQPAVLIKKPCYDPVNEDEDLTSAGLKKLSLQKTSSVKGLKLKPTAWVSSSKQGSDKNPQPCSEVSLIDFEEEFAPPTPSPSPVVEIPIPCLAKLALEAENLLDRTPPQSPSKSLPRPLHPTPVVDWDARPLPPPPAYDDVAQDEDDMEVSSINSMEQHHDEETTDVHIPEASVSTVPDREGLEDNLFLPSKHSQGLTTSFCQSAEIFHELQQECMKRLNVPTSASCLQAPHYRRHLSSTEDKPQIPPRVPIPPRPIKRGDYSSARWSRDLSLSPTPADVTEDISSSEQDRPPQIPPREPLSQPSSRTPSPMGLVVGSPQQRVYSVSPTTMQVPLTTCPSTHTYSSYLSTSPSKFMPTTHSFASDPKYAAPNVIQAQGKEFANKGPCILPIVRDGRKVSNTHYYLLPERPPYLDRYDRFFREAESLSGNTVDDRHTRQPNTATVRPMVLSSQTWQGHGQGIVPLGELKANYSCNNSSSLGLRTGMKTSVSLSGISAEGLPPPAGTATCPRTDGFGNSADRVKMGACRVTQVQEAVHGVTIEECQAALQNHNWNIQKAVQYLKTVTDISSSGVLIGSSSSRKHGQRCSWTILFGPSVTRLLLESTRLLNSKYHKNTTSTISHLFVFIMDKRHFQFGPVRDCCTYLKGSKADQQSHFSGSSVRVVVRHTLLLELQLPEGRSLMFKSV